From one Micromonospora siamensis genomic stretch:
- the pglX gene encoding BREX-2 system adenine-specific DNA-methyltransferase PglX, giving the protein MIDRKLLLSDLQKQVKNLEKDLREQAESVEEVRLRLRGEYDHAFKVGRTAATWAAWRDERVTQVAVAWVLGTVFVRFCEDNGLLPDPYLAGAGDRLVLAEEAEAQFFRDRPKETLRGWLEQGFDAIASTQAGKSLFDKRHNPLYQIPLSHDAAKELIGFWRRRGEIGGLVHDFADPEWDTRFLGDLYQDLSEAARKTYALLQTPEFVEEFILDLTLTPAIAEFGHDVAKMIDPTCGSGHFVLGAFHRLLKEWEQHAPNRDPHERVRLALDAVHGVDINPFAVAIARFRLLVAALRASGVKTFGDSAGYVFPMHLAVGDSLIKRRQAMLFGEDPMTEFAYATEDVREHSGILTPGRYHVVVGNPPYITVKDKGLNEAYREMYDACSGKYALSVPFAQRFFQFAKLGDGDGKGAGHVGQITANSFMKREFGKKMIEKLFAIDVNLTHVIDTSGAYIPGHGTPTVILVGRNTNRARAGTIRTVMGIRGEPSPPTDPSQGLVWQAIVDQIHSPGSESQWITAADTPRVQLGTFPWSLSGGGAGDVKSLIDGSRLELRGKVARVGVLGMSNADEAMHASRRVWLRRVGDLEFSSRLVVGDEVRDWTCDEGDWAFFPYTTDFQLRPLDHTSAWHRWLWPNRTVLGNRATFAKVTYFAEGRPWHEWHQLTRDPGAHEWTICLAFVATHNHFVLDRGGKVFNRSAPVIKLSSGASEDDHLQLLGILNSSTACFWLKQVSHNKGGPGGGYSKGEKWRDFYEFTGTKLQEFPLPSAYPLELSRAIDGLAQRLSNLTPAAVAALGMPTRDRLAAARDEWHSVRAGMIALQEELDWQVHSLYGLLDDELTVPAGSVPALKVGERAFEIVLARRVAAGEAKTRWFQDFGSTPITELPAHWSDEYRAIVERRIAVIEGNRNIALIERPDNKRTWETTGWDAMQAKALRDWLLDRCEARELWYQHVDGLEQPRPLTTAQLADELRRDDDVLTVANLYAPGQDLGKVIADLVADEHVPHLAALRYKDSGLSKRADWEQVWDLQRQEDALPDEAAKREFRKQIPVPPKYTSADFLKTSYWRHRGKLDVPKERFVSYPGASRDGDPSLLVGWAGWDHREQAQALATLIVAREQEDGWAADRLLPLVAGLREILPWVRQWYGEFDPEWGASPADIYAGFLAETTNRLHLTDDALTSWRPPKATRGRRPKA; this is encoded by the coding sequence GTGATCGACCGGAAGCTGCTCTTGTCCGACCTGCAGAAGCAGGTCAAGAACCTGGAAAAGGACCTGCGAGAGCAGGCCGAGTCGGTCGAGGAGGTGCGCCTCCGCCTGCGTGGTGAGTACGACCACGCCTTCAAGGTCGGGCGTACCGCCGCCACCTGGGCGGCCTGGCGGGACGAGCGGGTCACCCAGGTCGCCGTCGCGTGGGTGCTCGGCACCGTCTTCGTACGCTTCTGCGAGGACAACGGCCTGCTGCCCGACCCGTACCTGGCCGGGGCGGGGGATCGCCTGGTGCTGGCCGAGGAGGCCGAGGCGCAGTTCTTTCGCGACCGGCCCAAGGAAACCCTGCGCGGTTGGCTGGAGCAGGGCTTCGACGCCATCGCCAGCACCCAGGCCGGCAAGTCGCTCTTCGACAAGCGGCACAACCCGCTCTACCAGATCCCGCTGTCGCACGACGCGGCCAAGGAGCTGATCGGCTTCTGGCGCCGGCGCGGCGAGATCGGCGGCCTGGTGCACGACTTCGCGGACCCGGAGTGGGACACCCGCTTCCTCGGCGACCTCTACCAGGACCTCTCCGAGGCGGCCCGCAAGACCTACGCCCTGCTCCAGACGCCGGAGTTCGTCGAGGAGTTCATCCTCGACCTGACCTTGACTCCGGCGATCGCCGAGTTCGGCCACGACGTGGCCAAGATGATCGATCCGACCTGTGGCTCGGGCCACTTCGTCCTCGGTGCCTTCCACCGTCTGTTGAAGGAGTGGGAGCAGCACGCGCCCAACCGCGACCCCCACGAGCGGGTACGCCTCGCCCTCGATGCCGTCCACGGCGTCGACATCAACCCGTTCGCGGTAGCCATCGCCCGCTTTCGCCTGCTGGTCGCCGCCCTCCGCGCAAGCGGCGTCAAGACGTTCGGTGACTCGGCCGGGTACGTCTTCCCGATGCACCTCGCGGTCGGCGACTCGCTGATTAAGCGGCGACAGGCCATGCTCTTCGGCGAAGACCCAATGACGGAGTTCGCCTACGCCACCGAGGACGTGCGGGAGCACTCGGGCATCCTCACCCCCGGCCGGTATCACGTCGTCGTCGGTAACCCGCCCTACATCACGGTCAAGGACAAGGGCCTCAACGAGGCATACCGCGAGATGTACGACGCCTGCTCCGGCAAGTACGCCCTGTCGGTGCCGTTCGCCCAGCGGTTCTTCCAGTTCGCGAAGTTGGGCGACGGAGACGGTAAGGGGGCCGGGCACGTCGGGCAGATCACCGCCAACTCGTTCATGAAGCGCGAGTTCGGCAAGAAGATGATCGAAAAGCTGTTTGCGATCGACGTCAACCTGACCCACGTCATCGACACGTCGGGTGCCTACATTCCCGGCCACGGTACGCCAACCGTCATCCTGGTCGGCCGCAACACCAACCGCGCCCGAGCGGGCACCATCCGCACGGTCATGGGCATCCGCGGCGAACCAAGCCCGCCCACGGACCCCAGCCAGGGCCTTGTCTGGCAGGCCATCGTCGATCAGATCCACAGCCCTGGTTCGGAAAGTCAGTGGATTACTGCTGCGGATACTCCGCGTGTCCAGCTCGGGACCTTCCCTTGGAGCCTGAGCGGCGGTGGGGCAGGCGATGTCAAGTCCCTCATCGATGGGAGCCGACTTGAGCTAAGAGGAAAGGTGGCTCGTGTCGGTGTCTTGGGTATGTCGAATGCCGACGAGGCAATGCATGCGAGCCGGCGGGTTTGGCTTCGGCGGGTTGGAGATCTGGAGTTTAGTAGTCGGCTGGTCGTTGGAGACGAGGTGCGCGACTGGACTTGCGATGAGGGTGACTGGGCCTTCTTCCCCTATACGACAGACTTCCAACTGCGTCCTCTTGATCACACCAGCGCATGGCACCGCTGGCTCTGGCCGAACCGAACCGTTTTGGGTAATCGGGCGACCTTTGCCAAGGTAACCTACTTCGCTGAGGGGCGGCCCTGGCACGAATGGCATCAACTCACGCGGGATCCCGGCGCGCACGAATGGACCATTTGCCTGGCATTTGTTGCTACCCACAACCACTTCGTTTTGGACCGTGGCGGTAAGGTCTTCAACCGTTCTGCGCCAGTGATCAAGTTGTCTTCAGGGGCCTCCGAGGACGATCACCTGCAACTCCTTGGAATACTAAACAGCTCGACCGCCTGCTTCTGGCTGAAGCAGGTCAGCCACAACAAGGGTGGGCCTGGCGGTGGCTATTCAAAGGGTGAGAAGTGGCGGGACTTCTACGAATTTACTGGCACCAAGCTGCAGGAGTTTCCACTGCCGTCTGCGTACCCCCTCGAATTGAGCCGGGCGATCGACGGCCTGGCGCAGCGGCTTTCCAACCTGACCCCCGCGGCGGTTGCGGCCCTTGGCATGCCCACCCGCGACCGACTCGCTGCCGCTCGCGATGAGTGGCACTCGGTCCGGGCGGGGATGATCGCCTTGCAGGAGGAGTTGGACTGGCAAGTCCACTCGCTCTACGGGCTGCTGGACGACGAGTTGACCGTCCCGGCCGGCTCGGTGCCGGCGTTGAAGGTGGGAGAGCGGGCATTCGAGATCGTCCTCGCCCGCAGGGTCGCGGCGGGTGAAGCAAAGACGCGATGGTTCCAGGACTTTGGTTCAACGCCCATCACTGAGCTGCCGGCCCACTGGTCGGATGAGTACCGGGCGATCGTGGAGCGGCGGATCGCGGTCATCGAGGGCAATCGCAACATCGCTCTGATCGAGCGGCCCGACAACAAGCGCACCTGGGAGACGACTGGCTGGGACGCGATGCAGGCGAAGGCGCTGCGCGACTGGCTGCTGGACCGGTGTGAGGCGCGCGAGCTGTGGTACCAGCACGTCGACGGGCTGGAGCAGCCGCGCCCGCTGACCACCGCCCAGCTCGCCGACGAGCTGCGCCGCGACGACGACGTGCTCACCGTCGCCAACCTCTACGCGCCCGGTCAGGATCTCGGCAAGGTGATCGCCGACCTGGTCGCCGACGAGCACGTGCCGCACCTGGCCGCGCTGCGCTACAAGGACTCCGGCCTGAGCAAGCGCGCCGACTGGGAGCAGGTGTGGGACCTGCAGCGGCAGGAGGACGCGCTGCCCGACGAGGCGGCGAAGCGGGAGTTCCGCAAGCAGATCCCGGTGCCGCCGAAGTACACCTCGGCGGACTTCCTCAAGACCAGCTACTGGCGGCACCGGGGCAAGCTCGACGTACCCAAGGAGCGGTTCGTGTCGTACCCGGGTGCCAGCCGCGACGGTGATCCGTCGCTGCTGGTCGGCTGGGCCGGCTGGGACCACCGCGAGCAGGCCCAGGCCCTGGCCACCCTGATCGTGGCCCGCGAGCAGGAGGACGGCTGGGCCGCCGACCGGCTGTTGCCGCTGGTCGCGGGGTTGCGCGAGATCCTGCCCTGGGTACGCCAGTGGTACGGCGAGTTCGACCCGGAGTGGGGTGCCTCGCCGGCCGACATTTACGCCGGCTTCCTCGCCGAGACCACCAACCGCCTCCACCTCACCGACGACGCGCTGACCTCGTGGCGCCCGCCCAAGGCCACCCGCGGCCGGCGACCCAAGGCATAG
- a CDS encoding winged helix-turn-helix domain-containing protein codes for MPITADYIRIADEIVADIRAKKLKPGDKLPSIAQLAATHKVSPSTVKQVYVRLEALRVIWRHQGKGIFINDPKLWMREP; via the coding sequence ATGCCGATTACCGCCGACTACATCCGTATTGCCGACGAGATCGTCGCCGACATTAGGGCGAAGAAGCTCAAGCCGGGGGACAAGCTGCCCTCGATCGCCCAGCTCGCCGCGACGCACAAGGTCAGTCCGTCGACGGTCAAGCAGGTCTACGTCCGGCTCGAAGCGCTGCGCGTGATCTGGCGGCACCAGGGCAAGGGCATCTTCATCAACGATCCAAAGCTCTGGATGCGGGAGCCGTAG
- a CDS encoding DivIVA domain-containing protein: MAQVYRGGQPYPAGHPGRSTPHEVRTREFAARRRGVDPDEVREFQARVADELAALNEAVRLLSQENDRIKRALRDWQTMHARECRPPNSGHW; this comes from the coding sequence GTGGCTCAGGTGTATCGAGGTGGCCAGCCCTACCCGGCCGGTCACCCGGGCCGGTCGACGCCGCACGAGGTGCGGACCCGCGAGTTCGCCGCGCGCCGGCGCGGCGTCGACCCTGATGAGGTACGCGAGTTCCAGGCCCGGGTGGCCGACGAGCTGGCCGCCCTCAACGAGGCGGTACGGCTGCTCAGCCAGGAGAACGACCGGATCAAGCGGGCGCTGCGCGACTGGCAGACCATGCACGCGCGGGAGTGCCGCCCACCGAACTCCGGTCACTGGTGA